The following nucleotide sequence is from Cellvibrio sp. PSBB006.
AACTTACGTTAGGCAAACGCGAAATCTGTCTGCTACCCGATCAAATGCCATACAAAATCGGACGCGACCCGGAGCAGACGCATTTGCAAATCGATAACCATGTAGCGTCCCGCGATCACTGCCATATTGAATTTCGCCGCGGTAAATATGTATTGGTCGACCATTCCACCAATGGTACTTATGTGTGCGGAACCGATCAGGCACCGATTTATTTGCGCCGCGAGGAGCTGCCACTGCAAGGTACCGGTGCTATTGGTATCGGGCAACCAACAGACATTGCCGGGGAGTGGTTGATTCAGTATCAGCTTTAGCCTGACTCCCTACCCAGACAGAACTGCTACAATCCGCGTCAACTTTATCCTTTAATTACCTATTTCTTATGACCGATATCGAAACCCCTGCTGCTGCAACTGAAACACCCCCTATTCCTACTGCTGGCGTGTTGCGTCGTTTCGCAGCGATTGTTTATGACGCTTTATTGTTGCTCGCCATCAGCATCGGTTATGGCGGATTGGCGTTGCTCATCAACGTGTTGATTCAGGGACAACCGCCGGAGGGGCAAAAGGTGCAGTGGGGCCACTGGAATATTCTGGTATTTATTGGCTGGATGCTGACGCTGGCCAGCTTCTTTTGTTATTTCTGGCGCAGATCCGGTCAAACATTGGGCATGCGCGCCTGGCGGATGAAACTGGTCGACCTTGAATACGGCACACCAGGTTTTAAACATTGTGCGATACGTTGTCTCGTTGCACCCTTTTCGTTGTTGCTCGGTGGATTAGGCTATTTCTGGCGCTGGTTCGACCCACAAAAAATGACGCTGCACGATCGCCTGAGCAAAACCCAGGTGATCGTGCAGCCGAAAGAGAAGAAATAAAACGCACCGAAGCGCATTTAGCGCGTACGATTCAATAAATACAAACCCAGTAAACCGCACAACAGGATTGGAATTGCCACCGCAATTATCGGCGCAAAACCAAAGACCACGCTGGACGGCCCCAGTAAGCTCTGCACCAATCGAAAGACTACGCCAAATACCACGCCGGTAAAAATCCGTTGACCCATGGTCACTTCACGCAAGGGACCGAAGATAAACGAAATGGCGATCAACACCAGACTCACCGTTGCAAGCGGCTGCAGTAATTTCTCCCAATACGCGAGACTGTAGTCGCTACTGCCCAGCCCCTGACCTTTCAAGTAATCAATGTAGTAATACAGGCTTCTGATCGACAGGGTTTCCGGTTCGGCGACAACAATATTAAGCAGGGTCGGCGTGAGTGGCGTGTCCCAACGACGGGTCGGCAAGGTTTCACTGCGAGTGACCAAATGACGCGCGGCGTCCGGATTCGAGGGCGCGGAAGCTGTCGATTCATCAACCGCTTCTATAAGCGCTTCATCGGCAGACGATTCATCAAGCTTTTCGCCCACATCAGCCACTTGCAACGCATCCATGGTTTCAAAATAGGTCACGGCAATATCTTCTTCCTGCCAATAACCATTCTGGTAGATCGCCTGCTCACTGAAACTGGCTGACAGCAGATGACGTTCATCATCAAACTTATAGCGGGTCACACCGTAAAGCACCCCATTGGGCAGCACGGCGTTGAAATGCATGAACTCGTCACCCTCACGATTCCACATACTGCCCTGCTCGGCTTTTGCCTGGGGCTTGTTCAACATGATTGCCTTGCGGCTCTCACCCACCTGATCGGTGTAAGGAATGACCAACTCACCCAAGGCCACCGCCAACAAAATGAACCAGAGCACCGGCTTTATGACCATCCAGGTAATACGACGCGTGGATACACCGGCTGCGCGCATAATGACCAGCTCGCTGGAGCTGGCCAACATACCCAGCCCGACCAGACATCCGATCAGGCATGCAAACGGAATAATTTCATACAACCGGCGCGGCAAGGTGAAGCCGATATAGATCAGCATCTCCAGGACCGTGTAATTAGCGCGCAACCCATCCATTTCATCAATCAGGGCTGCAACAAAGAACAACGCCATGATGACCAGCAACACCATACCAATCGCTGCGGTTACCGAACGGAAGATATAACGATTGATCTTACGCATGGCTCACCCCCGCAGGGCGGCCGCGACGGCTTTGTTGCCAAAGGCGCAGGTTGTGCCAATTCACCATCAACAAGGCCAACCCCAGATAAAGCACGTGAATAATCCACAGACCGGGCATCAACGGCCACTTGCCAGAATCCATCAAACCGCGGACACCGATCAGCGCGCCCAGATAAAACAGGTAAATAACAATAGCGGGTAACATCTTCAAATAACGCCCTTGTCGGGGATTGGTGCGACTCAGGGGAACAGCAAGAATAGCGACGATCAATACCAGAATGGGCATAGAGATGCGCCACTGCAGCGCGACCCGGCTTTCAAGGTCATCCGCTTCAAGTAATTCGCGGGTGGTTCGGGTATCCGCTTCATTGGTGAAAGCGGCCGAACTGTCGGCGGGTGTGAGGTAAGCACCATAGGTGCCGAATTCCATGACTTTATAGTTGTTATTGCCGGGTAAACCTTCGTAACGATAGCCGTTGTGCAACACCAGATAACGCTGCCCGTACTTGGGGTGAACCATCTGCTGGCCGGATTCAGCAACGATTACCGCAACGCTTTCCTGCGACATATCACCCACCACCTGGGCGACAAACACATGATTCAGCTGTTTGCGATTGTTGCTGACACTCTCAACGTAGGTCATCGCCTGTCCGCGCCCGAGGGACTGGAAACGTCCCTCCTGCAAACTGTCGAACTCACTGCGATGCCGCTGCTCATCAAGCATTAATTCTGTCTGCCGGGCGCCCATGGGGCTCAACCAGAGACTGAAGCCCGCCACCATGACGGCTACCAGCACCGCTGACACCAGGGTGATATTTACCAGCTGGCGCTGGCTCATGCCGCACGCCGACAACACCACCATCTCGCTTTCGATATACAGCCGCCCGTACACCAACAGGATGGCGATAAAAAAACCCAAAGGCACAATCAACTCAAGAAATCCGGGCA
It contains:
- a CDS encoding RDD family protein — encoded protein: MTDIETPAAATETPPIPTAGVLRRFAAIVYDALLLLAISIGYGGLALLINVLIQGQPPEGQKVQWGHWNILVFIGWMLTLASFFCYFWRRSGQTLGMRAWRMKLVDLEYGTPGFKHCAIRCLVAPFSLLLGGLGYFWRWFDPQKMTLHDRLSKTQVIVQPKEKK
- the lptG gene encoding LPS export ABC transporter permease LptG, translating into MRKINRYIFRSVTAAIGMVLLVIMALFFVAALIDEMDGLRANYTVLEMLIYIGFTLPRRLYEIIPFACLIGCLVGLGMLASSSELVIMRAAGVSTRRITWMVIKPVLWFILLAVALGELVIPYTDQVGESRKAIMLNKPQAKAEQGSMWNREGDEFMHFNAVLPNGVLYGVTRYKFDDERHLLSASFSEQAIYQNGYWQEEDIAVTYFETMDALQVADVGEKLDESSADEALIEAVDESTASAPSNPDAARHLVTRSETLPTRRWDTPLTPTLLNIVVAEPETLSIRSLYYYIDYLKGQGLGSSDYSLAYWEKLLQPLATVSLVLIAISFIFGPLREVTMGQRIFTGVVFGVVFRLVQSLLGPSSVVFGFAPIIAVAIPILLCGLLGLYLLNRTR
- the lptF gene encoding LPS export ABC transporter permease LptF, which codes for MIIFRYLSREILLTMFAVSSILLLITMSSRFARYLAEATTGKISVDILFSLIGYRLPGFLELIVPLGFFIAILLVYGRLYIESEMVVLSACGMSQRQLVNITLVSAVLVAVMVAGFSLWLSPMGARQTELMLDEQRHRSEFDSLQEGRFQSLGRGQAMTYVESVSNNRKQLNHVFVAQVVGDMSQESVAVIVAESGQQMVHPKYGQRYLVLHNGYRYEGLPGNNNYKVMEFGTYGAYLTPADSSAAFTNEADTRTTRELLEADDLESRVALQWRISMPILVLIVAILAVPLSRTNPRQGRYLKMLPAIVIYLFYLGALIGVRGLMDSGKWPLMPGLWIIHVLYLGLALLMVNWHNLRLWQQSRRGRPAGVSHA